The Microcoleus sp. FACHB-831 genome segment AAAGCTGCCTTTAATGAAGCGGTTTGCTTGGAATATAGCTGTAGTTGCAACTAAATAACAGTAGTAGGGTGGGCGTTGCCCACCTTATAAAGGTAGCGATCGCTCTCAACTTTCGTGGCTTTGTCGGTTACGCGATCGCCCGCTCCACCCTAACAAAACTAAAACCTGAACCTCAGACCGAGTTCAATATTGTTGACACCCAAGCCGTCGGCGGTTGCTGTCCCACCAGAACCCAACTCAAATGATTGCGATGCTACATTAAAGTACCGATAACCTAACGTAACTGCTGTTGTCGGACTTACATTGTAGGCAAGGCCAGCCATAAGTTGATAAACAAACACCGTACTGGTGCCACTTACTGTAGTAGTAAGGCTGGTTCCGGGATAAGTAGCCGTTAAATCATTGGCTGAAGCCCTCGACACGCCCACTCCTGCACCTATGTATGGCTCTAAATCTGAGCCTGTAGGAATGTCAACGTAAAGGTTGATTAGCCCCGATAGTGTAGAAATACTACCGCTCGCTGACACAGTGGTTGCGGGAACTGCTGGCGTAGTGTTTGTGGTAGTTACTGGCGTATTGGTTGTTGTCGTAGTCCCTCCCGCAGTGGGTACTCCCCCTGGGAACACGTTTATGGGCGTGTTTGCCGGAATGGTGATTCCTGGTGCAACATTTATTACTGATGCAGTCGTTGGGGGAGTTCCTGGATTAAGGACTGCTCCTGCTGTGGGAATGACCGTCCCTGCTGGAATCAACCCCACTCCCGGAATATTTACTGTCGTAGGAACGGTTACGTTTGACGCAATGGTTAGGGGAGTCGTTGTCGTAGTAGGCACTATGTCAGTCACCGTAGTAGTGGCGCTGGGAATCCCTGGCAACCTGACATCGCCGATCTCGTTAGTGCCATAGGAAACCTGGCCTTCTAGGCGAAGGTAGTTGTTAAACTTATAGCCGAGAGCTGCATTTATCCCGTATCCAGTGTTAAAGTCGATTCCCACACCAATTGGTTGAACGGTTGTTGAATTTAGGAATCTGACATCTCCACTGATTGCGCCGTAGAAACCCTTCGTAGTTTGAGGCTTTTTAATGGGAGGCTCCTGAGTTTGAGCTGGCTGAGTTTCAGGCTCCTGAGTTAGAAGATCCTTAGCTTGATGCGGCTGAGTTAGCAGCGCCTTAGCTTGAGGCTGCTGAGGAATAGCCTCCTGAGTTTCAGGTTTGTGAGTGTGAAGCTCAGAAACTAGAGTCTGCTGAATTTCAGGCTGCCTCATTTGAGATTCCCTCATTTGAAACTCAGAAGCTAGAGTTAGTTCAGTTTCAAGTTGCTGAGGAAGAAACTCAAGAGTTTCACGCTGCCTCATTTGAAGCTCAGAAGCTATAGTTAGCTCAGTTTCAGGCTGACTCATTTGAGCAAGGCTCTTAGCTGGGGCGATTTCTGTGGTAGCTGCCACAGTTAGAAGAGCAAAACACATCCTGTTCATTAGGTTCACTCCTGATAGTCTATAAATTGGTGCGCTATAAATTGCAAGCTCTAGCTGAAAGTGGCGCGTCCGCGTAGCCTCAAGCCAAACCTCTAGTCAGGGTAGTTTTACCTGCCTCTTGGTGGGAGACGATCGCAAAATTCTGTCGATGCACAACGTTTTGGGCGATCGCACCCTATACATCAGATGGCATCACAAGCATGGCAATATCTTAAGAATGGCTCTATCTCACGACATCAACCTTTGAAGCGATTGCCTGAACTCTGCATCCAAGCCAGAGTCTGCACAAGCAAATCGGCGCGACTACGCTAGAACACGAAATGGTGAAGAGAAGATCAATTTTAGGGTGGACAATCGTTGCCGACGTTCAAGCAGATTCGATGTGTCTTTGTGACGAGATGGTGACTCACTGCTTAGTACCACAGTTTTGTTGGGTTAATATTACCAGATTTACTCGCAATTGCAACAGCGATTTATTGCCGTAATTTGTATTTGTTAATACTTACGCATTAACAAGTTAGTGGTAATAGCCTAATAGTTTACTGGAACTGTAATGTTGGCTTGTGCGTGAGTCATCTGAAGAACATGCTTCAGATATTGTAAGGAAGTGAATGATAAGTGAGGTGTTTGGTAATTTGGTAATTTGACATTACCAAATTTAGTTTTAATTTTATTTTCCACCCCCCCAGCAGAAAAGAAGAATAACTGATTAATGGATGGGGATAATTGCTAGTACATTAGGTGACAACCAGACATCATATTAAATCTTCCTGTGCTTTCTATTGTAGGGGGAGATAAAAGAGCAAAGAGTGCTTACGCGCAATTAAATTACTTTTTCCAGGCGATTAAGATATTCCCCTAGCAACAATTCAGGAATTACAGACGTTAAACTGGCTCCTTGTCTGTGCTGCGAGTACTTCTGTATCCCCACACCAACTAATATCTCTGGTTCGTTATCATAACCGGAATCAGGATCGGGGTTCGGAACTCGTTCTATTGAATATAGATAGTTTCTTGCTTCGCAAGCTTCCAACATTGCCACAATTAAAGTACCGTGACTCGATGGATGGCGCGTGTTAACAGGATACCAGTGACCTTGGTACAAAACCTCAAATATATCTCCCCCTTCCCACTGACAGCGCTGCGGTTCAAGATTACTCCATTTGTGCAGGCTTTCTTCTAAACT includes the following:
- a CDS encoding outer membrane protein — translated: MNRMCFALLTVAATTEIAPAKSLAQMSQPETELTIASELQMRQRETLEFLPQQLETELTLASEFQMRESQMRQPEIQQTLVSELHTHKPETQEAIPQQPQAKALLTQPHQAKDLLTQEPETQPAQTQEPPIKKPQTTKGFYGAISGDVRFLNSTTVQPIGVGIDFNTGYGINAALGYKFNNYLRLEGQVSYGTNEIGDVRLPGIPSATTTVTDIVPTTTTTPLTIASNVTVPTTVNIPGVGLIPAGTVIPTAGAVLNPGTPPTTASVINVAPGITIPANTPINVFPGGVPTAGGTTTTTNTPVTTTNTTPAVPATTVSASGSISTLSGLINLYVDIPTGSDLEPYIGAGVGVSRASANDLTATYPGTSLTTTVSGTSTVFVYQLMAGLAYNVSPTTAVTLGYRYFNVASQSFELGSGGTATADGLGVNNIELGLRFRF